In a single window of the Pseudodesulfovibrio profundus genome:
- a CDS encoding TlyA family RNA methyltransferase: MSKKQRADQLLAAAGLVESREKAKRLIMAGKVHYMDKGQKTPVSKPGQQFPGDTEFVVPGDDRFVSRGAYKILTAIETFGVDFEGKVALDAGASTGGFTDCMLQHGALRVYAADVGYGQLHEKLRQDERVINLERTNVRHAEPDLIPETVDVVVADVSFISLTKILPACMQFLRPGGELVVLIKPQFELGPGLTDKGVVRDDALRQQAIDIVTNFCREELDLIIEGVVPSKILGPKGNQEYLAYMKRLL; this comes from the coding sequence GTGTCGAAAAAGCAGCGTGCCGATCAATTACTGGCAGCGGCTGGTCTGGTTGAAAGCCGGGAGAAAGCCAAGCGACTGATCATGGCTGGAAAAGTCCACTATATGGACAAGGGCCAGAAGACGCCTGTCTCCAAACCGGGCCAGCAGTTTCCTGGCGATACGGAGTTTGTGGTCCCTGGGGATGATCGTTTCGTTTCCCGTGGTGCTTACAAAATCCTGACCGCCATCGAAACGTTCGGCGTGGACTTTGAGGGCAAGGTCGCACTTGATGCCGGGGCATCCACCGGCGGCTTTACCGACTGCATGTTGCAGCACGGCGCCCTGCGCGTCTATGCCGCTGATGTCGGGTATGGGCAGCTTCATGAGAAGCTCCGTCAGGACGAGCGGGTCATCAACCTGGAACGAACCAATGTTCGTCACGCCGAACCGGACCTGATCCCCGAAACCGTGGATGTGGTTGTGGCTGACGTATCGTTCATCTCCCTGACCAAGATTCTCCCGGCATGCATGCAGTTTCTGAGGCCTGGGGGCGAATTGGTTGTCCTGATCAAGCCGCAATTTGAACTTGGTCCCGGACTGACAGACAAGGGCGTTGTTCGCGATGACGCCCTGCGCCAACAGGCCATCGATATCGTTACCAACTTCTGCCGAGAAGAGTTGGACCTTATCATCGAGGGGGTCGTCCCTTCGAAGATATTGGGGCCCAAGGGCAACCAGGAATATCTGGCCTACATGAAACGCCTGCTGTAA
- a CDS encoding DUF4198 domain-containing protein, which yields MTGKRILMALIMVLTLGAGTAWAHFGMLIPDTDGMDQDKRSVNMTLSFSHPFEMVGMELEKPAEFFVVANNEDKTDLLGTLKQTKVMGHTAWETSFTPRSPGLYTFVFDPVPYKEDAENNYIRHITKVVIDGFGEGENWNQPLGLKTEIVPLTRPFGNYAGNVFQGIVMLDGKPAPYTRVEVEYYNEKGDKQAPADRMITQEVIADGNGVFTFVCPWKGWWGFAGLNADSEPYNGRELELGAVIWVKMQ from the coding sequence ATGACTGGCAAGCGGATTCTGATGGCTTTGATCATGGTTCTGACACTGGGTGCAGGTACAGCCTGGGCGCATTTTGGCATGTTGATTCCCGACACGGATGGCATGGATCAGGACAAGCGTTCTGTTAACATGACTCTTTCTTTTTCTCATCCTTTCGAGATGGTCGGAATGGAGTTGGAGAAGCCGGCCGAATTTTTTGTGGTCGCCAACAATGAAGATAAAACCGACCTTCTGGGCACGCTCAAGCAGACCAAAGTCATGGGACACACCGCATGGGAAACCTCTTTCACACCTCGCAGTCCCGGCCTTTACACATTCGTGTTTGATCCGGTTCCGTACAAGGAAGATGCCGAAAATAATTACATTCGTCACATCACCAAAGTCGTGATCGATGGTTTCGGTGAAGGCGAAAACTGGAATCAGCCCCTTGGCCTCAAGACGGAAATCGTCCCTCTGACGCGTCCTTTTGGCAACTATGCGGGCAACGTCTTTCAGGGGATCGTCATGCTGGATGGCAAGCCTGCCCCGTATACTCGTGTGGAAGTCGAATACTATAATGAGAAAGGTGATAAGCAGGCCCCGGCCGATCGCATGATCACACAGGAAGTGATTGCTGACGGTAACGGCGTATTCACTTTTGTCTGTCCCTGGAAAGGGTGGTGGGGATTTGCCGGTCTTAATGCCGACAGTGAGCCTTATAATGGCCGTGAACTGGAACTCGGCGCGGTTATTTGGGTGAAAATGCAGTAA
- a CDS encoding energy-coupling factor ABC transporter ATP-binding protein — translation MIRLTNVDYTYPSGGTVLSDISMHVERGKLIGLVGANGSGKSTLLSLVSGLFSPESGTIQVGGVMSPGYEKRIRSICRMVMQDADLQILGATVEEDLLLGRTRNADAESLARSMATRFDLIEAWERPVQTLSWGMKRKVCLAAALLDDPEVLLLDEPFSGLDYSGMREMRAMIVENKKAGLTQMISSHDLECLVDLVDELAVLDHGRLVASGPPEQVLDRVREHGVRPPSSWSAGLGIVPWDGGK, via the coding sequence ATGATAAGGCTTACAAACGTCGATTACACATACCCCAGCGGTGGAACGGTTCTGTCCGACATTTCGATGCACGTGGAACGTGGCAAACTTATCGGGCTGGTCGGAGCTAACGGTAGCGGCAAATCTACGCTGCTCTCGCTCGTGTCTGGATTGTTCTCTCCGGAGAGCGGGACGATTCAAGTTGGTGGCGTAATGAGCCCGGGATACGAGAAGCGTATTCGCTCGATCTGTCGCATGGTCATGCAGGATGCCGACTTGCAGATACTTGGAGCAACTGTCGAAGAGGATCTGCTGCTTGGTCGGACACGGAATGCGGATGCAGAGAGTCTGGCCCGCTCGATGGCTACACGATTTGACTTGATCGAGGCATGGGAACGCCCTGTCCAGACTTTGTCATGGGGAATGAAGCGAAAAGTTTGCCTTGCCGCGGCATTGCTTGACGATCCCGAAGTCCTTTTGCTTGATGAACCGTTCAGCGGGCTGGATTATTCGGGCATGCGGGAAATGCGGGCCATGATAGTCGAAAACAAAAAGGCTGGCCTGACGCAAATGATTTCATCGCACGATTTGGAATGTCTGGTCGATCTCGTCGATGAACTCGCTGTACTGGATCACGGACGCCTAGTCGCTTCCGGGCCACCTGAGCAGGTCCTTGATCGTGTCCGTGAGCATGGTGTGCGCCCGCCCAGCTCTTGGAGCGCCGGGCTGGGGATCGTACCATGGGATGGCGGTAAGTGA
- a CDS encoding CbiQ family ECF transporter T component, which translates to MLQRVAASARALDPRLKMGAALVLGPLLWAMHPLAVGSWGAVLLPVVWALSLAQPLGRKMIFSLFGFVVFWCGMKFLLDAMTGLPIGTVVADSLLLGVRLSALLLLGLSLALSTSARSLGLAVSWALRPFLGRERAWKVALSLALMVHFLPLCLSTMNQVKQTLSVRCPDCGFFRKMVLIPQAVLRALGQKTWNQTLAVACRGLENGDAWQPDFAWNRQDTVAVVVVSFALVLSSL; encoded by the coding sequence ATGCTACAGCGTGTGGCAGCTTCAGCACGAGCGCTTGATCCCCGTTTGAAAATGGGAGCGGCTTTGGTGCTTGGTCCACTCCTGTGGGCAATGCACCCGCTGGCTGTGGGCAGTTGGGGAGCTGTCTTGCTGCCGGTGGTGTGGGCGCTTTCTCTGGCTCAGCCTCTTGGCAGGAAAATGATATTTAGTTTGTTCGGTTTTGTTGTTTTCTGGTGCGGCATGAAGTTCCTGCTCGATGCCATGACCGGATTACCAATTGGAACTGTGGTCGCTGACTCTCTATTGCTTGGTGTACGCCTTTCGGCGCTGTTGTTATTGGGACTCTCACTCGCCTTATCCACATCGGCTCGTTCATTGGGGCTTGCTGTCTCATGGGCTCTTCGCCCCTTTCTGGGCAGGGAGCGGGCATGGAAAGTTGCCCTTTCTCTTGCTCTCATGGTTCATTTCCTTCCGCTTTGTCTTTCCACTATGAATCAGGTCAAACAGACGCTGTCGGTTCGTTGTCCTGATTGTGGGTTTTTCCGGAAAATGGTGCTGATCCCCCAGGCGGTGCTCCGTGCACTGGGGCAGAAAACATGGAATCAGACCCTTGCAGTCGCTTGTCGTGGTTTGGAAAATGGTGATGCTTGGCAGCCTGATTTCGCATGGAATAGGCAGGACACTGTCGCGGTAGTAGTCGTTTCTTTCGCTTTGGTTTTGTCTTCGCTCTAA
- a CDS encoding DMT family transporter, with amino-acid sequence MLQGLIYAVISATAFGVLAILVKVGYQAGLTGSEMMQYRFGIGSMILLAVLLIKDRSLLRIPGRGLFGCAFIGMVVYWLQTSCFVNALATIPASTAALVLYVHPVTVAILSAILLKMTIDRVLGSSLGLVMIGCCLVFYDAFLKAVDGTGMLYAIGAMAFFSCYLILVQVLLKGIRPLTATFYVMLFASISFSISGNPSAWFDHNWHTMTIALSLGVIPGAIAVTFLYMAIEKVGSAYACIFSSIEPIVTLLGAAFFLEENVVLLQVGGCLLIVVGIVIPNIRALIVSRRLKAAA; translated from the coding sequence ATGCTGCAGGGACTCATCTATGCTGTCATTTCGGCCACAGCCTTTGGCGTGTTGGCGATATTGGTCAAAGTCGGCTATCAGGCAGGCCTGACCGGCAGCGAAATGATGCAGTACCGGTTCGGCATTGGTAGCATGATCCTTTTGGCCGTGTTGCTGATCAAGGATCGTTCCCTGTTGAGAATCCCCGGGCGAGGACTTTTCGGGTGTGCTTTCATCGGGATGGTGGTCTACTGGCTGCAAACCAGTTGTTTCGTCAATGCCCTGGCGACCATCCCCGCTTCCACTGCGGCACTGGTGCTGTATGTGCACCCGGTCACCGTGGCAATCCTCTCGGCCATCCTGCTGAAAATGACCATAGACCGTGTGCTCGGCTCATCGCTGGGACTGGTGATGATCGGCTGCTGTCTCGTCTTTTACGACGCATTTCTCAAGGCTGTGGATGGCACCGGTATGCTCTATGCCATTGGAGCCATGGCGTTTTTCTCCTGCTACCTCATACTGGTGCAGGTACTTCTCAAAGGGATACGTCCACTCACAGCAACTTTTTACGTAATGCTGTTCGCTTCCATCTCATTTTCGATTTCCGGCAACCCTTCTGCGTGGTTTGACCACAATTGGCATACCATGACCATCGCCCTGTCGCTGGGGGTTATCCCGGGCGCCATAGCAGTGACGTTTCTTTATATGGCCATTGAAAAAGTCGGTAGCGCGTACGCTTGCATATTTTCCTCCATTGAACCAATCGTCACCCTGCTGGGCGCCGCCTTTTTTCTGGAGGAAAACGTCGTACTACTGCAAGTAGGCGGATGTCTGCTGATCGTTGTTGGCATCGTCATCCCCAACATTCGCGCCCTTATCGTCAGCAGAAGACTCAAAGCCGCAGCTTAA
- a CDS encoding cation:proton antiporter domain-containing protein, with amino-acid sequence MGIATDIILIVVFAFFAGLLVQRLGQPLILGYILAGVLLGPHTGGYTVAGVHEIELLAEIGIALLLFALGLEFSLKDLKPVKKIALIGTPLQMLLTILLGYGAGQLMGLDWKSSIWLGALLSFSSTMVILKTLMNQGWMGTLSSKVMIGMLIVQDLAVVPLMIALPELNDPVVGLPKLGFAALKAVGFLTAMIVLGTRLLPWIMTRIARFGSRELFLLAIVAIGLGVGYLTYLVGLSFAFGAFVAGMVLSESDYGHQALNDIIPLRDIFGLLFFSSVGMLFDPRFLVDNFSNVLWLLLIVCVGKGVIFAVVSAFFKYRNVVPLAVGLGLFQVGEFAFVLARMGVSTGSISNDLYSLVLTVAILSMALTPIISGQTARLYRLRRRLFVHEKLESTNIPDEGLGEHVVILGGGQIGVQVGQIMKRLGKPHVIVEYDQRRFEQAKSSGLTVIYGDAGQEIVLEAAGIHSAALVVVAIPDYVTTRSIIKLVRKMNESLKIVARSSCYEEFKTMKELGVSDAVLPELEGSLEIARQSLINLDMSAMEVQRHIENVRQELYSVLCDENNECRELSQLRSAERQFDLQWVTLAADSPLVNRSIGESNVRMITGASIVGVVRNGELRTNPDANYNLMAGDYIAIIGGDDERVSFCRMAEQAA; translated from the coding sequence ATGGGTATTGCAACCGATATCATCCTCATAGTCGTCTTCGCTTTTTTTGCCGGCCTGCTTGTGCAGCGGTTGGGACAGCCGCTCATCCTCGGGTATATTCTGGCCGGTGTTCTGCTTGGACCGCATACCGGCGGATATACGGTAGCAGGAGTTCATGAAATTGAACTGTTGGCCGAGATCGGTATCGCCTTGCTGCTCTTTGCCCTGGGCTTGGAGTTTTCGCTCAAGGACTTGAAACCGGTCAAAAAGATTGCGCTGATAGGTACCCCGTTACAGATGTTGCTGACCATACTACTAGGGTATGGGGCCGGACAACTCATGGGGCTGGATTGGAAATCGTCCATCTGGCTCGGGGCGCTCCTCTCCTTTTCAAGCACCATGGTCATCCTCAAAACCCTGATGAATCAGGGGTGGATGGGCACGCTTTCGAGCAAGGTCATGATCGGCATGCTCATCGTTCAGGACCTGGCCGTGGTTCCGCTGATGATTGCGCTGCCGGAATTGAACGACCCGGTTGTCGGACTGCCCAAGCTGGGCTTTGCCGCACTCAAGGCAGTGGGCTTCCTGACTGCCATGATCGTCCTTGGGACGCGACTTCTGCCGTGGATCATGACGCGCATTGCGCGGTTCGGGTCCCGTGAGCTCTTCCTGCTCGCCATTGTCGCCATTGGATTGGGTGTGGGCTATCTGACCTACCTTGTCGGCCTCTCTTTCGCATTTGGTGCGTTTGTGGCCGGTATGGTGCTCAGTGAGTCCGACTACGGCCATCAGGCGCTCAATGATATCATCCCCTTGCGCGATATCTTCGGCCTGCTGTTCTTCTCCTCGGTCGGCATGTTGTTTGATCCGCGATTCCTCGTGGACAACTTCTCCAACGTTCTGTGGCTGCTGCTGATCGTCTGCGTGGGCAAGGGAGTCATCTTTGCCGTGGTCTCCGCTTTCTTCAAGTACCGGAACGTCGTCCCGCTGGCCGTTGGTCTGGGCTTGTTTCAGGTGGGTGAATTCGCCTTTGTTCTGGCCCGAATGGGTGTCTCTACCGGCTCGATTTCCAATGATCTGTATTCGCTGGTCCTGACGGTTGCCATTCTCTCCATGGCATTGACGCCGATCATTTCCGGGCAGACAGCACGACTGTATCGACTCAGACGGCGTCTGTTCGTGCACGAAAAGCTTGAATCGACCAACATCCCCGATGAAGGACTGGGCGAGCATGTCGTCATCCTTGGAGGCGGACAGATAGGGGTACAGGTAGGGCAGATCATGAAGCGACTTGGAAAACCGCATGTGATTGTCGAATATGATCAGCGACGTTTCGAGCAGGCCAAGTCTTCCGGGTTGACTGTTATATATGGTGACGCCGGTCAGGAGATCGTGCTGGAGGCAGCCGGGATTCACTCGGCAGCGCTCGTCGTAGTGGCGATACCCGATTATGTCACGACACGATCCATAATCAAGCTGGTCAGGAAAATGAATGAGAGTCTGAAAATCGTGGCCCGGTCATCGTGTTATGAAGAGTTCAAGACCATGAAGGAACTGGGTGTTTCCGATGCCGTGCTGCCCGAGCTGGAGGGAAGCCTCGAAATAGCGCGCCAGTCACTTATCAACCTGGATATGTCGGCCATGGAAGTGCAGCGTCATATCGAGAATGTGCGCCAGGAGTTGTACTCAGTTCTGTGCGACGAGAATAACGAATGTCGGGAGCTTTCACAGCTTCGTAGTGCCGAGCGTCAGTTCGACTTGCAGTGGGTGACGCTGGCTGCAGATAGCCCGCTGGTTAATCGTTCGATAGGAGAAAGCAATGTCCGTATGATTACGGGTGCTTCCATCGTGGGTGTTGTCCGAAACGGCGAGCTGCGGACCAATCCCGATGCCAATTACAATTTGATGGCAGGGGATTATATCGCGATTATTGGCGGGGATGACGAGCGTGTGTCGTTTTGCCGAATGGCTGAACAGGCAGCGTGA
- a CDS encoding dihydroorotate dehydrogenase, translating to MDMNVSFGGLDIKNPIMTASGTFGFGLEFAAYGDLSKLGAIVAKGLSLKPREGNPMPRIAETPCGMLNAIGIQNPGVENFITQALPALKRMDVAVIANLYACDAEEFGELAAVLAAEDGVAALEVNVSCPNVKEGGIAFGQDPAQIGKVTEAVKKRAGDKHVMVKLSPNVTDIVTCAKAAVDGGADSLSLINTLSGMAVDIYNRKPRIANVIAGLSGPAIKPVALRCVHQVVQAVDVPVVGIGGIASAEDALEFLLVGAQAVQVGTANFLRPDFAFTLVDEVEALLKEVGAGSLDEFRGSLQLPL from the coding sequence ATGGATATGAACGTTTCTTTCGGCGGTCTGGATATCAAGAACCCCATCATGACCGCATCCGGTACCTTTGGGTTTGGATTGGAGTTTGCCGCCTACGGCGATCTGAGCAAGCTCGGGGCCATTGTCGCAAAAGGTTTGTCTCTCAAGCCCCGCGAAGGCAACCCCATGCCGCGCATTGCCGAAACGCCCTGCGGCATGCTGAACGCCATTGGCATCCAGAATCCGGGCGTGGAAAATTTCATCACACAGGCGTTGCCCGCTCTCAAGCGAATGGATGTGGCTGTCATCGCCAATCTGTACGCGTGCGATGCGGAGGAGTTCGGTGAGCTGGCAGCAGTGCTTGCCGCTGAAGACGGTGTGGCCGCTCTGGAGGTCAATGTCTCCTGTCCCAACGTCAAGGAAGGGGGCATCGCGTTCGGGCAAGACCCGGCCCAGATCGGCAAGGTCACCGAGGCCGTCAAGAAGCGCGCCGGAGACAAGCATGTCATGGTCAAGCTGTCTCCCAACGTCACGGATATCGTTACCTGCGCCAAAGCTGCCGTGGATGGCGGAGCAGACTCCCTGTCGCTCATCAATACGCTTTCGGGCATGGCAGTGGATATTTACAATCGCAAGCCCCGTATCGCCAATGTCATTGCCGGTCTTTCCGGCCCGGCCATCAAACCGGTGGCTCTTCGCTGTGTGCATCAGGTGGTGCAGGCCGTGGATGTCCCGGTCGTCGGAATTGGGGGCATTGCCTCTGCCGAAGATGCGCTGGAATTCCTGCTGGTCGGCGCGCAGGCTGTGCAGGTCGGTACGGCCAATTTCCTCCGCCCGGACTTCGCGTTCACTCTGGTGGATGAGGTCGAAGCCCTTCTGAAAGAGGTGGGAGCCGGCAGTCTGGATGAGTTCCGGGGTAGTCTGCAACTCCCTCTGTAA
- a CDS encoding bile acid:sodium symporter family protein: MQIDAIPRFIEKQFLLITILLCSVALAYPPSFTWIKPHIPLGLGVIMFGMGLTLEFGDFREILRKWPVVLLGMAVQYIVMPLAAVAISFVFGLPPAVLIGMVVVGACPGGTASNVIAYLAKANVPLSVTLTLASTCVAPVLTPAIIYMVLEKQIHIDFWGMVESVFWIVVFPLVDGLILRRLLRRKLDPLIRFFPSVSIIVIALLIACIIGLNQQTLLAFPLLVLLAVAVHNAIGLASGYGLARLARCSKQDARTIAIEVGMQNSGLGVALAVKYFGAASALPGALFSLWHNISGVSLARRWSKPDNQ; the protein is encoded by the coding sequence ATGCAAATTGACGCGATCCCCCGGTTCATCGAAAAACAGTTTCTTTTGATCACGATACTCCTTTGCTCTGTGGCATTGGCGTATCCGCCATCCTTTACATGGATCAAGCCCCACATCCCGCTTGGACTGGGCGTGATCATGTTCGGCATGGGATTGACACTTGAGTTCGGTGATTTCAGGGAGATACTGCGCAAATGGCCCGTCGTGCTGCTCGGTATGGCCGTGCAATACATAGTGATGCCGTTGGCGGCCGTGGCCATATCATTTGTCTTTGGGCTGCCGCCGGCCGTGCTGATCGGCATGGTTGTGGTGGGGGCTTGCCCCGGAGGGACTGCGTCCAATGTTATCGCTTATCTTGCCAAGGCCAATGTTCCGCTTTCGGTCACGCTGACGCTTGCTTCAACCTGTGTCGCCCCGGTCTTGACTCCCGCCATCATATATATGGTGCTCGAAAAACAGATTCACATCGACTTTTGGGGCATGGTTGAGTCCGTATTCTGGATCGTCGTGTTTCCATTGGTGGACGGGCTTATACTTCGTCGTCTGCTGCGGCGTAAACTCGATCCGTTAATCCGCTTCTTCCCCTCGGTATCCATTATTGTGATTGCGCTGCTCATAGCCTGCATCATCGGGTTGAATCAGCAAACCCTGCTGGCTTTCCCGCTGCTCGTGCTGCTTGCCGTCGCTGTACACAATGCTATCGGCCTCGCGTCGGGGTACGGGCTCGCTCGTCTGGCTCGTTGTTCCAAGCAGGATGCACGCACCATTGCCATTGAAGTGGGAATGCAGAACTCCGGTCTTGGTGTGGCCCTTGCCGTCAAGTACTTCGGCGCTGCCTCAGCCCTTCCCGGCGCCTTGTTTTCGCTCTGGCACAATATATCCGGTGTCTCTCTCGCCAGGCGATGGTCCAAGCCGGACAATCAGTAA
- a CDS encoding OmpP1/FadL family transporter, with product MKRASVLVYCSLFICLLASTAHAGGFALYEWGSRAIGMGTANIATGTDASVVAYNPALMTQFDSAQVMTGVAAITPQIDVNITDNGGGLGAVGNNTTESQTFMVPHAYYVQPLTDRVTAGVGVFTRYGLGMRYDDDWGGRYLLQEVLLESYSMNPSLAFKVNDNFSFAFGVEVMQGSMKLDRAIPVPFPAYSTASIEVEGTSVGGNIALDYKFNDQWNVGFQYRTPTDFAGYGDVNNDYIGSDHVKVSATFPSSYNLGLGYRPTEDLTFEFSVIHTRWEYFDKMKYNYGGDNPNYEDSETDFYYKNTWRFQLGAEYWLTDMFALRGGYVYDQTPTRHEHASVMLPANDRNLFSLGLGFKGDHWFVDAAGMYIVTKERHGITYEASDTATYSYDFKNGSTTIFSLSGGYQF from the coding sequence ATGAAACGTGCATCCGTTCTAGTTTACTGTAGTCTTTTTATTTGCCTGCTGGCTTCTACGGCCCATGCAGGCGGCTTCGCTCTCTATGAGTGGGGTTCTCGCGCCATTGGTATGGGTACAGCGAATATCGCCACCGGTACCGATGCTTCGGTTGTTGCATACAACCCGGCCCTTATGACCCAGTTCGATAGCGCACAGGTCATGACTGGTGTGGCGGCTATTACTCCGCAGATCGATGTCAACATCACCGATAATGGTGGTGGTCTTGGCGCTGTAGGTAACAATACCACAGAAAGCCAGACATTCATGGTTCCTCATGCCTACTATGTGCAGCCCCTCACCGATCGTGTCACCGCCGGTGTCGGCGTGTTCACCCGTTATGGTCTGGGCATGCGTTACGATGATGATTGGGGCGGACGTTATCTTTTGCAGGAAGTGCTTCTTGAGTCCTACTCCATGAACCCGAGCCTCGCGTTCAAAGTAAATGACAACTTTTCTTTCGCTTTCGGCGTTGAAGTCATGCAGGGCTCCATGAAATTGGACCGTGCTATTCCAGTACCTTTTCCCGCATACTCGACAGCTTCTATTGAAGTTGAAGGTACTTCTGTCGGTGGTAACATCGCCCTTGATTACAAGTTCAATGATCAGTGGAATGTCGGTTTCCAGTATCGCACTCCCACCGACTTTGCCGGGTATGGCGATGTGAACAATGACTATATTGGAAGTGACCACGTAAAAGTTTCCGCTACCTTCCCGTCCAGCTACAATCTTGGTCTTGGCTACCGTCCGACCGAAGATCTGACTTTTGAGTTTTCTGTGATCCACACCCGTTGGGAATACTTCGACAAAATGAAGTATAACTATGGTGGTGACAATCCGAATTACGAAGATAGCGAGACCGATTTCTACTACAAGAATACCTGGCGTTTTCAGCTTGGTGCCGAGTACTGGCTGACCGACATGTTTGCTCTTCGCGGTGGTTACGTCTACGACCAGACCCCGACCCGTCACGAGCATGCTTCCGTCATGCTGCCAGCCAACGACAGAAATCTGTTCTCCCTTGGCCTTGGCTTCAAGGGTGATCACTGGTTTGTTGATGCGGCCGGTATGTACATCGTCACTAAAGAGCGTCACGGAATTACCTACGAAGCTTCTGACACAGCCACATACAGCTATGATTTCAAGAACGGCTCCACCACCATCTTCAGTCTTTCCGGCGGATACCAGTTCTAG
- a CDS encoding iron-sulfur cluster-binding protein — protein MSLRNCRTVKVLEVSPVGQLKRPDEFFEIRLEYPDWSGWKPGQFVMIRPTGWELDMLWARPFSISSADGDTLTLFMQKVGRGTSRLATMKPGDSVTIWDPLGNSFAVEPDTPTLLLAGGIGIAPFRGYVESHPNPENLNLFLAHRLPLECYPFGQLSEQVSGQCMIEEKPEDLDGIIETMRSLIKEYAEKDGLILSCGPTPFMRTVKRFAQDFGARAQVSLENRMACGVGACLGCVSKDGKGHHVQVCTKGPVFWTSNIEL, from the coding sequence ATGTCCTTGAGGAATTGCCGGACTGTAAAAGTATTGGAAGTGTCCCCGGTTGGTCAATTAAAAAGACCAGATGAATTTTTTGAGATTCGGTTGGAGTATCCCGACTGGAGCGGCTGGAAGCCAGGCCAGTTCGTCATGATCCGTCCGACGGGTTGGGAACTTGATATGCTCTGGGCTCGTCCGTTCTCCATCTCGTCCGCCGATGGGGATACCTTGACCCTCTTCATGCAGAAGGTAGGGCGGGGTACATCCCGTCTGGCGACCATGAAGCCCGGTGATAGTGTTACCATTTGGGACCCGCTTGGCAACTCTTTTGCCGTGGAGCCGGATACGCCGACTCTCCTTTTGGCCGGCGGTATCGGAATCGCACCTTTTCGCGGTTATGTCGAGTCCCATCCGAACCCGGAAAACCTGAATCTTTTTCTCGCCCATCGGTTGCCGCTGGAATGTTATCCGTTCGGTCAGCTTTCTGAGCAGGTAAGCGGGCAGTGTATGATTGAGGAAAAGCCCGAAGATCTGGACGGGATTATCGAGACCATGCGCTCCCTGATCAAGGAATACGCTGAAAAAGACGGTTTGATCCTCTCCTGCGGCCCGACCCCCTTTATGCGGACGGTTAAACGTTTCGCCCAGGATTTCGGCGCTCGGGCGCAGGTGTCGCTGGAGAATCGGATGGCCTGTGGTGTCGGTGCCTGTCTTGGCTGCGTAAGCAAGGACGGCAAGGGGCACCATGTGCAGGTGTGTACCAAAGGGCCTGTTTTCTGGACCAGCAACATCGAGCTGTAG
- a CDS encoding rhodanese-like domain-containing protein, with protein MKPVILEVCMSSSVQMMNSDEARQFVNDNKPDSFTLLDVRQDWEYEEFHLPGARHIPLPELPDRMNEIESDKPVLVYCAVGGRSMAAASLLEGQDYPKVINLVDGAMGWNGDVAFGPMELGMIEFDGKETPVEMVLKSYAMEHALQQFYLDEKSKAQSKDRIELFDELAGFEDKHKDTLYTLYKRLVEGGAPREPFEEQALKTIGEAAEGGVVIQEFIDEYAGAFDTEEGVLQVAAMIEAQALDYYLRCAARAQDSKTKDILQLLAREERAHLKLLGRFMDKRSKD; from the coding sequence TTGAAACCAGTAATTCTTGAGGTGTGCATGTCCAGTTCGGTGCAGATGATGAACAGTGACGAGGCTCGTCAGTTTGTAAATGACAACAAGCCCGATTCATTCACTTTGCTTGATGTCCGGCAGGACTGGGAATATGAGGAGTTCCATCTCCCCGGTGCGCGGCACATACCTCTGCCTGAATTGCCGGATCGGATGAATGAGATTGAATCGGACAAGCCTGTCCTTGTTTACTGTGCGGTTGGCGGACGATCCATGGCTGCGGCGTCGCTTCTGGAAGGACAGGACTACCCGAAGGTCATCAATCTGGTCGATGGTGCCATGGGATGGAATGGTGATGTTGCATTCGGACCTATGGAACTGGGCATGATCGAGTTTGACGGCAAGGAAACGCCGGTCGAGATGGTCCTGAAATCCTATGCCATGGAACACGCTCTACAACAGTTCTATCTGGACGAGAAGTCAAAGGCTCAGTCGAAGGATCGTATTGAGCTGTTCGACGAACTGGCCGGTTTCGAGGATAAACACAAAGACACCCTGTATACGCTCTACAAACGACTTGTTGAGGGCGGCGCACCACGCGAGCCGTTTGAAGAACAGGCGCTCAAGACCATTGGCGAAGCGGCCGAGGGTGGGGTTGTCATTCAGGAATTCATCGACGAGTACGCCGGAGCATTTGATACAGAGGAAGGGGTGCTTCAGGTCGCTGCCATGATTGAGGCCCAGGCGCTTGATTATTATCTGCGGTGCGCAGCCCGTGCGCAGGACAGCAAGACCAAAGACATATTGCAGTTGCTCGCGAGAGAGGAACGCGCTCACCTCAAGTTGCTGGGGCGCTTCATGGACAAGCGTTCTAAAGATTAA